One part of the Futiania mangrovi genome encodes these proteins:
- a CDS encoding glutathione S-transferase family protein — MIELYGFHYSPAVREVRVALEVKGLAYSYDPLDPYADRDRLAQLNPSGRVPVLRDGAAAMTNAVDIFAHLERTYPGVPLLPSVSPAREQAAQAHVFANNELLMAMSGRVFFQRVIRQLHLGQPSDEAVVQQALSVEVPSLLQRLEVALPETGFLCGGLSIADISIGASLRAGLLAGVRVDRANYPRLANYLAAVFSIPAFVRVIAEEDTLAPFQQAYQYYGWGLS, encoded by the coding sequence ATGATCGAGTTGTACGGGTTCCATTACTCGCCGGCAGTGCGTGAGGTTCGGGTTGCGTTGGAGGTCAAGGGCCTCGCCTACTCCTACGATCCCCTGGACCCGTACGCCGACCGTGACCGGCTGGCGCAGCTCAATCCCTCGGGGCGTGTACCCGTCCTGCGCGACGGTGCCGCGGCAATGACCAACGCGGTCGACATCTTCGCCCACCTGGAGCGGACCTATCCCGGCGTGCCGCTGTTGCCGTCGGTGTCGCCCGCGCGGGAGCAGGCCGCCCAGGCCCATGTCTTCGCCAACAACGAGCTTCTGATGGCTATGTCGGGCCGGGTGTTCTTCCAGCGGGTCATCCGCCAGCTTCACCTCGGCCAGCCCTCCGACGAGGCTGTGGTGCAGCAGGCGTTGAGCGTGGAGGTTCCTTCGCTGCTGCAGCGCCTCGAAGTGGCGCTGCCGGAAACCGGCTTCCTGTGCGGCGGCCTGTCGATCGCGGATATCTCGATCGGGGCCAGCTTGCGCGCAGGCCTGCTGGCCGGCGTGCGCGTCGACCGCGCGAACTATCCGCGGCTTGCAAATTATCTCGCGGCAGTCTTCTCGATCCCGGCGTTCGTCCGGGTGATCGCCGAGGAAGACACGCTCGCCCCGTTCCAGCAGGCTTACCAGTACTATGGCTGGGGACTGAGTTGA
- the ilvN gene encoding acetolactate synthase small subunit, translated as MRAPEPIRQHTIAVLVDNESGVLARVIGLFSGRGYNIESLTVAEVDSAKNLSRITIVTSGTEMVIEQIKNQLDRLVPVHTVIDLTIEGPSLERELALVKVRSTGDKRVEALRLADAFRARVVDTTHESFVFELTGATSKIDAFVTLMRPLGLNDVARTGVVAIKRGVEPLVDMKTASQGEKFR; from the coding sequence ATGAGAGCGCCAGAACCCATCCGGCAACATACCATCGCCGTTCTCGTCGACAACGAGTCCGGCGTGCTGGCCCGCGTCATCGGCCTGTTTTCCGGGCGCGGCTACAACATCGAGAGCCTGACCGTCGCAGAAGTTGATTCGGCAAAGAACCTTTCCCGTATTACGATTGTGACAAGCGGGACCGAGATGGTCATCGAGCAGATCAAGAACCAGCTCGACCGGCTCGTTCCCGTGCATACGGTCATCGACCTCACGATCGAGGGGCCGTCGCTGGAGCGCGAGCTGGCTCTGGTGAAGGTGCGCTCGACGGGCGACAAGCGGGTCGAGGCTCTGCGCCTTGCGGATGCGTTCCGGGCCCGCGTGGTCGATACGACCCACGAGAGCTTCGTGTTCGAGCTGACGGGAGCAACCTCGAAGATCGACGCATTCGTCACTCTGATGCGTCCTCTCGGCCTGAACGATGTCGCGCGGACCGGGGTCGTGGCCATCAAGCGGGGCGTAGAGCCCCTGGTGGACATGAAGACGGCTTCGCAAGGAGAGAAGTTCAGATGA
- the miaA gene encoding tRNA (adenosine(37)-N6)-dimethylallyltransferase MiaA produces the protein MTEGAQAGGGGQRPSAVLIAGPTASGKTALAVAVAERLGADVVNADSMQVYRDLPILSAQPAEDERRGIPHHLFGHVPASVAYSAGQWLRDAGAVLDRLEAEGRMAVIVGGTGLYFKALTEGLSEIPAIPPAVREAARARLAAVGSVAMHAELAVRDPEAAASIRPGDGQRIVRAWEVLEATGRPLAAWQAAAAAPRLPLSRTVPVVLTPPRDWLYARIDARFDAMMAAGALEEVRALGAQNLSPELPAMRALGVPDLLAHLRGEVSCADAAAAAKTASRRYAKRQMTWARTQMIAWSALVEKENDKRIALIFHFLCENGLTP, from the coding sequence ATGACGGAAGGTGCACAAGCCGGAGGAGGCGGGCAACGGCCTTCCGCGGTCCTGATCGCGGGGCCCACCGCCAGCGGCAAGACGGCGCTGGCGGTGGCGGTCGCAGAACGTCTCGGCGCCGACGTCGTCAACGCCGACTCCATGCAGGTCTACCGCGACCTGCCGATCCTCTCCGCACAGCCGGCAGAAGACGAGCGGCGCGGCATCCCGCATCATCTCTTCGGTCATGTCCCGGCATCGGTCGCCTATTCGGCGGGCCAGTGGCTGCGGGACGCGGGCGCTGTGCTCGACCGGCTCGAGGCCGAGGGCCGCATGGCCGTGATCGTCGGCGGCACAGGACTCTATTTCAAGGCGCTGACCGAGGGGCTGTCCGAGATCCCGGCCATTCCGCCCGCCGTGCGGGAGGCGGCGCGCGCGCGGCTGGCGGCGGTTGGGTCCGTAGCCATGCACGCCGAACTCGCTGTGCGGGATCCCGAAGCCGCGGCGTCGATCCGCCCAGGCGACGGGCAGCGCATCGTGCGCGCGTGGGAGGTGCTCGAGGCGACGGGCCGTCCGCTCGCCGCCTGGCAGGCCGCCGCCGCAGCCCCGCGTCTGCCGCTGTCGCGCACCGTGCCGGTCGTGCTGACGCCGCCGCGCGACTGGCTCTACGCCCGCATCGACGCGCGCTTCGACGCGATGATGGCGGCGGGCGCGCTGGAGGAGGTGCGGGCGCTTGGCGCCCAGAACCTTTCCCCCGAGCTTCCGGCCATGCGTGCGCTCGGTGTGCCAGACCTTCTGGCCCACCTGCGCGGCGAGGTTTCGTGCGCCGACGCGGCGGCCGCGGCCAAGACCGCTTCCCGCCGCTACGCCAAGCGCCAGATGACCTGGGCGCGCACTCAGATGATTGCGTGGAGTGCGCTTGTTGAGAAAGAAAATGACAAAAGGATAGCCCTTATCTTTCACTTTCTTTGCGAAAACGGGTTGACCCCATGA
- a CDS encoding acetolactate synthase 3 large subunit: MSAQEMTGAEAVLKALVDQGVEVVFGYPGGAVLPIYDELFKQNSIRHILVRHEQGAVHAAEGYARATGKPGVVLVTSGPGATNAVTGLTDALMDSIPIVCLTGQVPTHLIGNDAFQEADTVGITRPCTKHNWLVREPDALARTLHEAFYVATSGRPGPVVVDIPKDVQFSKCRYTGPQNIKHRSYQPRVKGDLDKIREAVRLIAEAKRPIFYTGGGVINSGPEASHLLRELVRATGFPITSTLMGLGAYPASDKQWLGMLGMHGTYEANWAMHDCDLMICIGARFDDRVTGRLDAFAPHSKKIHVDIDPSSINKNVRVDVPIVGDVAHVLEDMLRIYRSEAVQPDKKALAAWWKQIEGWRARDCLAFRQNGSVIKPQYAIRRLYEATKGRDSYISTEVGQHQMWAAQFYGFEEPNRWLTSGGLGTMGYGLPAAIGVQIAHPDATVIDIAGEASILMNIQELATAVQYRLPVKVFILNNQYMGMVRQWQELLHGGRYSESYSAALPDFVKLAEAFGGVGIRAEDPATLDDKIAEMLAVTDRPVVFDCLVDQQENCFPMIPSGKAHNEMILGADDEERTEIDEEGKILV, translated from the coding sequence ATGTCCGCGCAGGAAATGACCGGAGCAGAAGCCGTTCTGAAGGCCCTTGTCGACCAGGGTGTCGAGGTGGTGTTCGGATATCCCGGCGGCGCGGTACTTCCCATTTACGACGAGCTGTTCAAGCAGAACTCGATCCGCCACATCCTCGTCCGGCACGAACAGGGTGCCGTGCATGCCGCAGAGGGCTATGCGCGCGCGACCGGCAAGCCTGGCGTCGTCCTCGTCACCTCCGGCCCCGGCGCGACCAATGCGGTCACGGGTCTGACGGATGCGCTGATGGATTCGATCCCGATCGTCTGCCTGACCGGGCAGGTGCCGACGCACCTGATCGGCAACGACGCCTTCCAGGAGGCGGACACCGTCGGCATCACGCGCCCCTGCACCAAGCACAACTGGCTGGTGCGGGAGCCTGACGCGCTCGCGCGTACGCTGCACGAGGCGTTCTACGTCGCGACAAGCGGGCGTCCCGGCCCGGTCGTCGTCGACATCCCCAAGGACGTGCAGTTCTCGAAGTGCCGCTACACCGGGCCGCAGAACATCAAGCACCGCTCCTACCAGCCCCGCGTCAAGGGCGACCTGGACAAGATCCGCGAGGCGGTCCGCCTGATCGCGGAGGCGAAGCGGCCGATCTTCTACACCGGCGGCGGCGTCATCAACTCGGGCCCGGAGGCGAGCCATCTGCTGCGGGAGCTTGTGCGCGCGACGGGCTTCCCGATCACATCGACGCTGATGGGGCTCGGCGCCTATCCGGCCTCGGACAAGCAGTGGCTGGGCATGCTCGGCATGCACGGCACCTACGAGGCCAATTGGGCGATGCACGACTGCGACCTGATGATCTGCATCGGGGCGCGCTTCGACGACCGCGTGACGGGGCGTCTGGACGCCTTCGCGCCGCACTCGAAGAAGATCCACGTCGACATCGATCCGTCCTCGATCAACAAGAACGTCCGCGTGGACGTGCCGATCGTCGGCGACGTGGCCCACGTTCTCGAGGACATGCTGCGCATCTACCGGTCCGAAGCCGTCCAGCCCGACAAGAAGGCGCTTGCAGCCTGGTGGAAGCAGATCGAAGGCTGGCGGGCGCGCGATTGCCTGGCGTTCCGGCAGAACGGCAGCGTCATCAAGCCGCAGTACGCGATCCGGCGCCTCTACGAGGCCACGAAGGGCCGCGACAGCTACATCTCGACCGAGGTCGGGCAGCATCAGATGTGGGCAGCGCAGTTCTACGGCTTCGAGGAGCCGAACCGCTGGCTCACCTCCGGCGGCCTCGGCACCATGGGCTACGGCCTGCCGGCGGCCATCGGCGTGCAGATCGCGCACCCGGATGCGACCGTGATCGACATCGCGGGCGAGGCCTCGATCCTGATGAACATCCAGGAGCTTGCGACGGCGGTCCAGTACCGGTTGCCCGTGAAGGTGTTCATCCTGAACAACCAGTACATGGGCATGGTGCGCCAGTGGCAGGAACTGCTGCATGGCGGGCGCTATTCGGAGAGCTATTCGGCGGCGCTGCCCGACTTCGTGAAGCTGGCCGAAGCCTTTGGCGGCGTCGGCATCCGGGCGGAGGATCCGGCCACGCTCGACGACAAGATCGCCGAGATGCTGGCCGTGACAGACCGGCCCGTGGTGTTCGACTGTCTCGTCGACCAGCAGGAGAACTGCTTCCCGATGATCCCCTCCGGCAAGGCGCACAACGAGATGATCCTCGGCGCCGACGACGAGGAGCGCACCGAGATCGACGAGGAAGGAAAGATCCTCGTCTGA
- a CDS encoding DegQ family serine endoprotease, with translation MITGRFFKAVRGAGLGLALIGAAAVAAGTVHPVYAQRGVPESFADLAEQLSPAVVNIATSQTVQSQRPDIPMPQFPPGTPFEEFFKDFFDRQQRGNGQPRRVQSLGSGFVIDASGYIVTNNHVIEGADEIEVNFADGRTLPAELVGTDPKTDLALLKVEPEEPLVSVSFGDSDASRVGEWVMAIGNPFGLGGSVSVGIISARNRDINAGPYDDFIQTDAAINRGNSGGPLFNMNGEVIGVNTAIISPSGGSIGIGFAIPSSIAQSVVSQLREFGETRRGWLGVRIQSVTDEIAESLGLDRARGALVAGVSDGGPAAEGGIEPGDVIVSFDGKDVLEMRQLPRIVAETQVGKTVDVDVIRQGETRTLQVRVGRLEEAEEPAAAAAGSEVPSAEQTVSALGLTLSPLTEEARTQFSVPVEVTGVLVSEVAGDSAAAEKGIRPGDVIVEVAQQEVSSPADVARLVEETKAGERKSILLLLNRGGDLRFVAVRLDK, from the coding sequence ATGATCACAGGACGATTCTTCAAGGCGGTTCGAGGGGCAGGACTCGGGCTCGCGCTTATCGGCGCCGCGGCCGTGGCCGCGGGGACTGTCCACCCCGTCTATGCCCAGCGCGGCGTGCCGGAAAGCTTCGCAGACCTGGCCGAGCAGCTGTCCCCGGCGGTCGTTAACATTGCGACGTCGCAGACGGTGCAGAGCCAGCGGCCGGATATTCCGATGCCGCAGTTCCCCCCCGGCACCCCGTTCGAAGAGTTCTTCAAGGACTTCTTCGACCGTCAGCAGCGCGGCAACGGACAACCCCGCCGCGTGCAGTCGCTGGGTTCCGGCTTCGTGATCGACGCGAGCGGCTACATCGTGACGAACAACCACGTCATCGAGGGCGCCGACGAGATCGAGGTCAATTTCGCAGACGGCAGGACGCTTCCTGCGGAACTGGTGGGCACAGACCCCAAGACCGACCTCGCGCTTCTGAAGGTCGAGCCGGAAGAGCCGCTCGTCTCCGTGTCCTTCGGCGATTCGGACGCGTCGCGCGTCGGCGAGTGGGTGATGGCCATCGGCAACCCCTTCGGGCTGGGCGGATCGGTCTCTGTGGGCATCATCTCGGCCCGCAACCGCGACATCAACGCTGGTCCCTACGACGATTTCATCCAGACCGACGCGGCGATCAACCGCGGCAACTCCGGCGGTCCGCTGTTCAACATGAACGGCGAGGTGATCGGGGTGAACACGGCGATCATCTCGCCGAGCGGCGGCTCGATCGGCATCGGTTTCGCCATCCCGTCGTCGATCGCGCAATCGGTCGTCTCGCAGCTGCGCGAGTTCGGCGAAACGCGCCGCGGCTGGCTCGGCGTGCGGATCCAGAGCGTGACCGACGAGATCGCCGAGAGCCTCGGCCTCGACCGGGCGCGCGGTGCGCTCGTGGCAGGCGTGAGCGACGGGGGCCCGGCTGCCGAAGGCGGCATCGAGCCGGGCGACGTCATCGTCTCCTTCGACGGCAAGGACGTGCTGGAAATGCGTCAACTTCCGCGCATCGTCGCCGAGACGCAGGTGGGCAAGACTGTCGACGTCGATGTCATCCGCCAGGGGGAGACGCGCACGCTGCAGGTTCGGGTGGGGCGCCTCGAAGAAGCCGAGGAGCCGGCCGCGGCGGCTGCAGGTTCCGAGGTGCCGTCGGCGGAACAGACCGTTTCCGCGCTCGGCCTGACGCTCAGCCCCCTGACCGAGGAGGCGCGCACCCAGTTCTCCGTGCCCGTAGAGGTGACGGGTGTGCTCGTCTCCGAAGTGGCAGGGGACAGCGCCGCCGCCGAGAAGGGCATCCGTCCGGGCGACGTGATCGTCGAGGTGGCGCAGCAGGAAGTCTCATCCCCCGCCGATGTCGCGCGTCTCGTCGAGGAGACGAAGGCGGGCGAGCGCAAGTCCATCCTGCTGCTGCTGAACCGCGGCGGCGATTTGCGCTTCGTCGCCGTGCGGCTCGACAAGTAG
- a CDS encoding DUF2065 domain-containing protein → MSDLVAAFGLMLVLEGVLYALFPGLPRRVIEVVAATPEQTIRRIGLGVAFAGLALVWVVRS, encoded by the coding sequence ATGAGCGATCTCGTCGCCGCCTTCGGTTTGATGCTCGTGCTGGAAGGGGTGCTCTACGCCTTGTTTCCCGGCCTGCCCCGGCGCGTGATCGAGGTTGTGGCGGCCACGCCGGAACAGACGATTCGCCGGATCGGACTGGGCGTCGCGTTCGCGGGATTGGCACTGGTGTGGGTCGTGCGCAGCTGA
- the serB gene encoding phosphoserine phosphatase SerB, with product MSQTASRADHVLVLTCASSMPALDADVLRAVAGHTGAAALAAPAWLADGVAAEMGILADDTDAVLAAVREALSGLPVDANAVPADGRRKKLLVADMDSTLIENECIDELADVAGIGAHVAAITERAMRGELDFEAALTERVGLLKDLPVGALEDTYRSRIRFMAGARSLAQTMARNGAHTVIVSGGFTFFTERVAAYLGFAENLANRLETADGRLTGAVIPPILGRAAKRATLISTRDRLGLAPHQTLAVGDGANDLEMLAHAGFGVAYRAKPIVAEAAAIRIDHGDLTSLLYLQGYRTDEIAAG from the coding sequence ATGTCACAGACCGCATCGCGCGCAGATCACGTCCTGGTTCTGACCTGCGCCTCCTCGATGCCCGCGCTCGATGCGGACGTTCTGCGCGCGGTCGCAGGGCACACGGGGGCGGCTGCGCTGGCCGCACCGGCCTGGCTTGCCGACGGCGTCGCGGCGGAGATGGGCATCCTCGCCGACGATACGGACGCGGTCCTTGCGGCGGTGCGCGAGGCGCTCTCCGGCCTGCCCGTCGACGCGAACGCGGTGCCTGCGGACGGGCGGCGCAAGAAACTGCTCGTGGCCGACATGGACTCCACCCTGATCGAGAACGAGTGCATCGACGAACTGGCCGACGTGGCCGGGATCGGCGCGCATGTCGCGGCCATCACGGAACGGGCGATGCGCGGCGAACTGGATTTCGAGGCCGCACTGACCGAGCGGGTCGGCCTGCTGAAGGATCTGCCGGTCGGCGCGCTGGAAGACACCTACCGCAGCCGCATCCGCTTCATGGCAGGCGCGCGCTCGCTGGCGCAGACGATGGCGCGCAACGGTGCGCATACGGTGATCGTGTCCGGCGGCTTCACCTTCTTCACCGAACGGGTCGCCGCGTACCTGGGATTTGCGGAGAACCTCGCCAACCGGCTGGAAACCGCCGACGGGCGCCTGACGGGGGCCGTCATTCCGCCGATCCTGGGCCGTGCGGCGAAGCGTGCGACGCTGATTTCCACCCGTGACCGGCTCGGCCTCGCGCCGCACCAGACGCTTGCCGTCGGCGACGGCGCGAACGACCTGGAAATGCTCGCCCACGCGGGCTTCGGCGTCGCCTACAGGGCCAAGCCCATCGTGGCAGAGGCCGCCGCGATCCGCATCGATCACGGCGACCTCACGTCGCTTCTGTATCTTCAGGGATACCGCACGGACGAGATCGCCGCCGGCTGA